Proteins co-encoded in one Sander vitreus isolate 19-12246 unplaced genomic scaffold, sanVit1 ctg344_0, whole genome shotgun sequence genomic window:
- the LOC144513774 gene encoding ER membrane protein complex subunit 3 has translation MAGPELLLDSSIRVWVVLPIVFITFFVGIIRHYVTQLLHSDKKVDLEALSDSQVLLRSRILRENGKYIPRQSFAMRKHYFNDAETGFFKKVKRKVVPKNPMTDTSMLTDMMKGNLTNVLPMIVIGGWINWAFSGFVITKVPFPLTLRFKPMLQRGIDLLSLDASWVSSASWYFLNVFGLRSMYSLILGQDNAADQSRIMQDQMTGAAMAMPPDPNKAFKSEWEALEIVEHKWALESVEDDLMSTDLNFGTLFSRDIKSATMF, from the exons ATGGCAGGTCCGGAGCTGCTGCTGGACTCCAGCATCCGGGTCTGGGTGGTGCTGCCCATCGTCTTCATCACCTTCTTCGTGGGAATCATCCGTCACTACGTCACGCAGCTGCTGCACAGCGACAAGAAGGTCGACCTGGAGGCACTTtctgacag CCAGGTGCTCCTGCGCAGCCGCATCCTCCGAGAGAACGGAAAGTACATCCCCCGACAG TCCTTCGCCATGAGGAAACATTACTTCAATGACGCAGAGACCGGCTTCTTCAAGAAGGTCAAGAGGAAGGTCGTCCCTAAGAACCCCATGACAG acaCCAGCATGTTGACTGACATGATGAAGGGAAACCTGACCAACGTCCTgccgatgattgtgattggtggatgGATCAACTGGGCCTTCTCTGGATTTGTCATCA CCAAGGTGCCGTTTCCTCTGACGCTGAGGTTCAAACCCATGTTACAGAGAGGCATCGACCTGCTGTCACTGGACGCTtcctg ggtgaGCTCAGCGTCCTGGTACTTCCTCAACGTGTTTGGGCTGCGGAGCATGTACAGCCTGATCCTGGGACAGGACAACG CTGCTGACCAATCACGGATCATGCAGGACCAGATGACTGGCGCTGCCATGGCGATGCCCCCCGACCCCAACAAGGCTTTCAAG aGCGAGTGGGAGGCGTTGGAGATCGTGGAACATAAGTGGGCGTTGGAGAGCGTGGAGGACGACCTGATGTCCACAGATCTCAACTTTGGGACGTTATTCAGCCGGGACATCAAGTCGGCCACCATGTTTTAG
- the LOC144513775 gene encoding uncharacterized protein LOC144513775 isoform X1: MNSMAAHIKWCHICQTPGNVQQLEELEELLPPGYTHLLCVKEDEFRAHLKVQLSTKEEVEKWLEEFQNSSTLTWRKARTYPESARYNVYRVDLRCQHKTYSSGKTSRNTNCPATLFLVLKRSMEDRRSRSTDRHMAEGYLLYINWRNEHNHGLAGADALRKRDVSAITIERLTELFEKGHSPSSALETIKYDLQEEEGDEYVYAAADRAICPDLQFCYRLYQKIFQKSYGAPSGEKMVVDLRERLARYNEEHGCVCAQIEQTSDGQQVVAICTPVMQRVHTRVQQSGEMIFVESSGNCNRKPHRLFLFLTPSAAGGLPLGVLITTSESAATLTAGILLLKRLLPPGAFFGRGDHGPQAFMTDDWSALRQALATVYPGASLMLSTFHLLQAMWRWLWNSHNGIKKEERPQLLNGFRGLVYATTAEELSAAYATLSAEPLASKHNFMKRLLEVYGRRQEWALCLRGNTTNNYVESAVRIVKDKVLHRLKAYNLTQLVDFITTRFEASYIRRLTDFANNRVIHLSAPKGDDVDCHKIVREDEVTFLVPSASTGGWYHVNTGLSCCTCPVGKTGAPCKHQGAVEQTFGESETLPLTSTPPLRKLCYEIASGRAAPDDWFVPVEPKSVLDDHRSGEEEAVHTSAGPSTGTESLERELDGIFGILKKKLLEDTTFKAPLQSFVDNLKKMKTDSAVQSALFSFGKTSCVPTRIRATPTTTEIGVQPTTVSLGGRRALGAHRPPKSSRRDHPYTKEGRAKAEPHSLSHCVQENTSLGKTH; this comes from the exons ATGAACAGTATGGCCGCTCATATTAAATGGTGCCATATCTGCCAGACACCTGGCAACGTGCAGCagttggaggagctggag GAACTCTTACCACCTGGATATACACATCTGCTGTGTGTGAAGGAGGATGAGTTTCGAGCCCATTTAAAAGTGCAGCTCTCCACTAAAGAGGAGGTGGAGAAATGGCTTGAGGAGTTTCAGAATTCCTCCACTTTAACATGGAGGAAGGCCCGAACGTATCCGGAGTCAGCGCGATACAACGTCTATAGA GTTGATCTCAGATGTCAGCATAAAACCTACTCATCTGGCAAAACCTCGAGAAACACCAACTGCCCTGCCACTCTGTTCCTTGTCCTCAAAAGAAGCATGGAGGACAGGAGGTCAAG GTCGACAGATCGACACATGGCAGAGGGTTACCTCCTGTATATCAACTGGAGGAATGAGCACAACCATGGCCTCGCTGGCGCCGACGCCTTGAGGAAAAGGGACGTGTCTGCCATCACCATTGAAAGGTTGACTGAGCTCTTTGAGAAAGGTCATTCTCCCTCATCTGCTCTCGAGACCATCAAATATGACctgcaggaggaagagggagacgAGTACGTCTATGCAGCAGCAGACCGGGCCATCTGCCCAGACCTCCAGTTCTGCTACAG GCTATACCAAAAAATATTCCAGAAATCATATGGTGCCCCTTCTGGAGAAAAGATGGTCGTAGACCTCAGAGAGCGCCTTGCCAGGTATAACGAAGAACATGGCTGTGTCTGTGCTCAGATAGAACAGACCAGCGACGGCCAGCAGGTGGTGGCCATTTGCACACCTGTAATGCAGCGGGTCCACACAAGAGTGCAACAGAGCGGAGAGATGATCTTTGTGGAGTCCTCAGGGAATTGCAACAGGAAACCCCACCGCCTTTTTCTCTTCCTAACCCCCTCTGCTGCAGGGGGGCTGCCTCTTGGTGTGCTGATCACCACATCAGAGAGTGCAGCCACTCTAACCGCTGGGATCCTCCTGCTTAAACGCCTTCTCCCACCTGGTGCATTCTTTGGGCGCGGAGACCATGGTCCACAGGCATTCATGACAGATGACTGGTCAGCTCTGCGACAGGCACTTGCCACGGTCTACCCTGGAGCCAGCCTCATGTTGAGCACCTTTCACCTGCTCCAGGCGATGTGGAGATGGCTGTGGAACAGCCATAATggcataaaaaaagaagaacgcCCACAGCTGCTAAATGGATTCAGAGGTCTTGTGTATGCCACAACAGCTGAAGAGCTGTCTGCAGCCTACGCCACGCTGTCTGCAGAGCCCCTGGCATCAAAACACAATTTCATGAAACGCTTGCTGGAGGTGTATGGGAGGCGGCAGGAGTGGGCACTGTGCTTGCGTGGCAACACCACCAACAACTATGTTGAAAGTGCCGTGAGGATTGTCAAAGACAAGGTCCTTCACAGGCTGAAGGCCTACAACCTGACCCAGCTGGTGGACTTCATAACCACTCGCTTTGAGGCATCCTACATCCGCCGCCTCACTGATTTTGCCAACAACCGGGTGATACACCTCTCAGCCCCCAAGGGTGATGATGTAGACTGCCACAAAATTGTCCGG GAGGATGAAGTCACTTTTCTGGTGCCCAGTGCATCAACGGGTGGCTGGTACCACGTCAATACAGGACTGAGCTGCTGCACCTGCCCTGTTGGCAAGACTGGCGCGCCCTGCAAGCACCAGGGTGCAGTGGAGCAAACATTTGGTGAGAGTGAGACACTCCCACTAACAAGCACACCTCCTCTGAGGAAGCTCTGCTATGAAATAGCTTCAG gaagGGCCGCTCCAGATGACTGGTTTGTGCCTGTGGAGCCAAAGTCAGTGTTGG ATGACCACCGGTCTGGTGAAGAGGAGGCTGTCCACACATCAGCTGGGCCCA GCACAGGCACAGAGTCTTTGGAGAGAGAGCTGGATGGCATTTTTGGGATCCTCAAAAAGAAACTACTAGAGGACACAACATTCAAGGCACCACTTCAGTCATTTgtggacaatttaaaaaaaatgaaaactgacaGTGCTGTCCAGTCAGCTTTGTTCTCCTTCGGAAAGACCAGCTGTGTGCCTACTAGGATCCGTGCCACACCAACGACCACTGAGATTGGTGTGCAACCAACAACGGTGTCTTTGGGGGGAAGAAGAGCTCTCGGAGCTCACAGACCTCCAAAGAGCTCCAGGAGAGACCACCCTTACACAAAGGAAGGAAGAGCCAAAGCTGAGCCACACAGCCTGTCCCATTGTGTGCAGGAGAACACCTCCCTGGGGAAAACCCActag
- the LOC144513775 gene encoding uncharacterized protein LOC144513775 isoform X3, with protein sequence MNSMAAHIKWCHICQTPGNVQQLEELEELLPPGYTHLLCVKEDEFRAHLKVQLSTKEEVEKWLEEFQNSSTLTWRKARTYPESARYNVYRVDLRCQHKTYSSGKTSRNTNCPATLFLVLKRSMEDRRSRSTDRHMAEGYLLYINWRNEHNHGLAGADALRKRDVSAITIERLTELFEKGHSPSSALETIKYDLQEEEGDEYVYAAADRAICPDLQFCYRLYQKIFQKSYGAPSGEKMVVDLRERLARYNEEHGCVCAQIEQTSDGQQVVAICTPVMQRVHTRVQQSGEMIFVESSGNCNRKPHRLFLFLTPSAAGGLPLGVLITTSESAATLTAGILLLKRLLPPGAFFGRGDHGPQAFMTDDWSALRQALATVYPGASLMLSTFHLLQAMWRWLWNSHNGIKKEERPQLLNGFRGLVYATTAEELSAAYATLSAEPLASKHNFMKRLLEVYGRRQEWALCLRGNTTNNYVESAVRIVKDKVLHRLKAYNLTQLVDFITTRFEASYIRRLTDFANNRVIHLSAPKGDDVDCHKIVREDEVTFLVPSASTGGWYHVNTGLSCCTCPVGKTGAPCKHQGAVEQTFGESETLPLTSTPPLRKLCYEIASGRAAPDDWFVPVEPKSVLDHLSL encoded by the exons ATGAACAGTATGGCCGCTCATATTAAATGGTGCCATATCTGCCAGACACCTGGCAACGTGCAGCagttggaggagctggag GAACTCTTACCACCTGGATATACACATCTGCTGTGTGTGAAGGAGGATGAGTTTCGAGCCCATTTAAAAGTGCAGCTCTCCACTAAAGAGGAGGTGGAGAAATGGCTTGAGGAGTTTCAGAATTCCTCCACTTTAACATGGAGGAAGGCCCGAACGTATCCGGAGTCAGCGCGATACAACGTCTATAGA GTTGATCTCAGATGTCAGCATAAAACCTACTCATCTGGCAAAACCTCGAGAAACACCAACTGCCCTGCCACTCTGTTCCTTGTCCTCAAAAGAAGCATGGAGGACAGGAGGTCAAG GTCGACAGATCGACACATGGCAGAGGGTTACCTCCTGTATATCAACTGGAGGAATGAGCACAACCATGGCCTCGCTGGCGCCGACGCCTTGAGGAAAAGGGACGTGTCTGCCATCACCATTGAAAGGTTGACTGAGCTCTTTGAGAAAGGTCATTCTCCCTCATCTGCTCTCGAGACCATCAAATATGACctgcaggaggaagagggagacgAGTACGTCTATGCAGCAGCAGACCGGGCCATCTGCCCAGACCTCCAGTTCTGCTACAG GCTATACCAAAAAATATTCCAGAAATCATATGGTGCCCCTTCTGGAGAAAAGATGGTCGTAGACCTCAGAGAGCGCCTTGCCAGGTATAACGAAGAACATGGCTGTGTCTGTGCTCAGATAGAACAGACCAGCGACGGCCAGCAGGTGGTGGCCATTTGCACACCTGTAATGCAGCGGGTCCACACAAGAGTGCAACAGAGCGGAGAGATGATCTTTGTGGAGTCCTCAGGGAATTGCAACAGGAAACCCCACCGCCTTTTTCTCTTCCTAACCCCCTCTGCTGCAGGGGGGCTGCCTCTTGGTGTGCTGATCACCACATCAGAGAGTGCAGCCACTCTAACCGCTGGGATCCTCCTGCTTAAACGCCTTCTCCCACCTGGTGCATTCTTTGGGCGCGGAGACCATGGTCCACAGGCATTCATGACAGATGACTGGTCAGCTCTGCGACAGGCACTTGCCACGGTCTACCCTGGAGCCAGCCTCATGTTGAGCACCTTTCACCTGCTCCAGGCGATGTGGAGATGGCTGTGGAACAGCCATAATggcataaaaaaagaagaacgcCCACAGCTGCTAAATGGATTCAGAGGTCTTGTGTATGCCACAACAGCTGAAGAGCTGTCTGCAGCCTACGCCACGCTGTCTGCAGAGCCCCTGGCATCAAAACACAATTTCATGAAACGCTTGCTGGAGGTGTATGGGAGGCGGCAGGAGTGGGCACTGTGCTTGCGTGGCAACACCACCAACAACTATGTTGAAAGTGCCGTGAGGATTGTCAAAGACAAGGTCCTTCACAGGCTGAAGGCCTACAACCTGACCCAGCTGGTGGACTTCATAACCACTCGCTTTGAGGCATCCTACATCCGCCGCCTCACTGATTTTGCCAACAACCGGGTGATACACCTCTCAGCCCCCAAGGGTGATGATGTAGACTGCCACAAAATTGTCCGG GAGGATGAAGTCACTTTTCTGGTGCCCAGTGCATCAACGGGTGGCTGGTACCACGTCAATACAGGACTGAGCTGCTGCACCTGCCCTGTTGGCAAGACTGGCGCGCCCTGCAAGCACCAGGGTGCAGTGGAGCAAACATTTGGTGAGAGTGAGACACTCCCACTAACAAGCACACCTCCTCTGAGGAAGCTCTGCTATGAAATAGCTTCAG gaagGGCCGCTCCAGATGACTGGTTTGTGCCTGTGGAGCCAAAGTCAGTGTTGG ATCATCTCagtctttaa
- the LOC144513775 gene encoding uncharacterized protein LOC144513775 isoform X2 encodes MNSMAAHIKWCHICQTPGNVQQLEELEELLPPGYTHLLCVKEDEFRAHLKVQLSTKEEVEKWLEEFQNSSTLTWRKARTYPESARYNVYRVDLRCQHKTYSSGKTSRNTNCPATLFLVLKRSMEDRRSRSTDRHMAEGYLLYINWRNEHNHGLAGADALRKRDVSAITIERLTELFEKGHSPSSALETIKYDLQEEEGDEYVYAAADRAICPDLQFCYRLYQKIFQKSYGAPSGEKMVVDLRERLARYNEEHGCVCAQIEQTSDGQQVVAICTPVMQRVHTRVQQSGEMIFVESSGNCNRKPHRLFLFLTPSAAGGLPLGVLITTSESAATLTAGILLLKRLLPPGAFFGRGDHGPQAFMTDDWSALRQALATVYPGASLMLSTFHLLQAMWRWLWNSHNGIKKEERPQLLNGFRGLVYATTAEELSAAYATLSAEPLASKHNFMKRLLEVYGRRQEWALCLRGNTTNNYVESAVRIVKDKVLHRLKAYNLTQLVDFITTRFEASYIRRLTDFANNRVIHLSAPKGDDVDCHKIVREDEVTFLVPSASTGGWYHVNTGLSCCTCPVGKTGAPCKHQGAVEQTFGESETLPLTSTPPLRKLCYEIASGRAAPDDWFVPVEPKSVLEDHLSL; translated from the exons ATGAACAGTATGGCCGCTCATATTAAATGGTGCCATATCTGCCAGACACCTGGCAACGTGCAGCagttggaggagctggag GAACTCTTACCACCTGGATATACACATCTGCTGTGTGTGAAGGAGGATGAGTTTCGAGCCCATTTAAAAGTGCAGCTCTCCACTAAAGAGGAGGTGGAGAAATGGCTTGAGGAGTTTCAGAATTCCTCCACTTTAACATGGAGGAAGGCCCGAACGTATCCGGAGTCAGCGCGATACAACGTCTATAGA GTTGATCTCAGATGTCAGCATAAAACCTACTCATCTGGCAAAACCTCGAGAAACACCAACTGCCCTGCCACTCTGTTCCTTGTCCTCAAAAGAAGCATGGAGGACAGGAGGTCAAG GTCGACAGATCGACACATGGCAGAGGGTTACCTCCTGTATATCAACTGGAGGAATGAGCACAACCATGGCCTCGCTGGCGCCGACGCCTTGAGGAAAAGGGACGTGTCTGCCATCACCATTGAAAGGTTGACTGAGCTCTTTGAGAAAGGTCATTCTCCCTCATCTGCTCTCGAGACCATCAAATATGACctgcaggaggaagagggagacgAGTACGTCTATGCAGCAGCAGACCGGGCCATCTGCCCAGACCTCCAGTTCTGCTACAG GCTATACCAAAAAATATTCCAGAAATCATATGGTGCCCCTTCTGGAGAAAAGATGGTCGTAGACCTCAGAGAGCGCCTTGCCAGGTATAACGAAGAACATGGCTGTGTCTGTGCTCAGATAGAACAGACCAGCGACGGCCAGCAGGTGGTGGCCATTTGCACACCTGTAATGCAGCGGGTCCACACAAGAGTGCAACAGAGCGGAGAGATGATCTTTGTGGAGTCCTCAGGGAATTGCAACAGGAAACCCCACCGCCTTTTTCTCTTCCTAACCCCCTCTGCTGCAGGGGGGCTGCCTCTTGGTGTGCTGATCACCACATCAGAGAGTGCAGCCACTCTAACCGCTGGGATCCTCCTGCTTAAACGCCTTCTCCCACCTGGTGCATTCTTTGGGCGCGGAGACCATGGTCCACAGGCATTCATGACAGATGACTGGTCAGCTCTGCGACAGGCACTTGCCACGGTCTACCCTGGAGCCAGCCTCATGTTGAGCACCTTTCACCTGCTCCAGGCGATGTGGAGATGGCTGTGGAACAGCCATAATggcataaaaaaagaagaacgcCCACAGCTGCTAAATGGATTCAGAGGTCTTGTGTATGCCACAACAGCTGAAGAGCTGTCTGCAGCCTACGCCACGCTGTCTGCAGAGCCCCTGGCATCAAAACACAATTTCATGAAACGCTTGCTGGAGGTGTATGGGAGGCGGCAGGAGTGGGCACTGTGCTTGCGTGGCAACACCACCAACAACTATGTTGAAAGTGCCGTGAGGATTGTCAAAGACAAGGTCCTTCACAGGCTGAAGGCCTACAACCTGACCCAGCTGGTGGACTTCATAACCACTCGCTTTGAGGCATCCTACATCCGCCGCCTCACTGATTTTGCCAACAACCGGGTGATACACCTCTCAGCCCCCAAGGGTGATGATGTAGACTGCCACAAAATTGTCCGG GAGGATGAAGTCACTTTTCTGGTGCCCAGTGCATCAACGGGTGGCTGGTACCACGTCAATACAGGACTGAGCTGCTGCACCTGCCCTGTTGGCAAGACTGGCGCGCCCTGCAAGCACCAGGGTGCAGTGGAGCAAACATTTGGTGAGAGTGAGACACTCCCACTAACAAGCACACCTCCTCTGAGGAAGCTCTGCTATGAAATAGCTTCAG gaagGGCCGCTCCAGATGACTGGTTTGTGCCTGTGGAGCCAAAGTCAGTGTTGG aagATCATCTCagtctttaa